The window CACTTCTGTGGCCTGGAGTGCTATCAGCGTTTCATGTCGCGAGCAGATAAGAGGGCGGCATCCGAGCCTGATCACCCCTGCACACAAAAGGTCAGTACCCGTCAGGACGGCTAATTC of the Pseudomonas asiatica genome contains:
- a CDS encoding DUF3330 domain-containing protein, with amino-acid sequence MNTNNTSTISCCECCKDIPLDAALTPEGSEYVVHFCGLECYQRFMSRADKRAASEPDHPCTQKVSTRQDG